In Candidatus Eisenbacteria bacterium, the following are encoded in one genomic region:
- a CDS encoding inorganic phosphate transporter — MTLSIVLLIGLALTFDFLNGFHDSANSIATVVSTRVLSPRYAVVWAAFFNFVAFLFLGLHVANTMGKGIIDISIVDQRIIFGALVGACGWNLITWYFGLPTSSSHALIGGMMGAALVKAGPGALVLRGILKTVIFIFVSPIAGLVFGLGLGTAVYWIFRRSSPRKVDHIFRKGQLVSAALYSLGHGGNDAQKTMGIIASLLFSAGLLGDKFHIPFWNVIACHAAIALGTMFGGWRIVKTMGQKVAKLRPVDGFCAESGAAIMLFTASMFGIPVSTTHTITGAIMGVGSLKRLSAVRWGVAGRIVWAWLLTIPCSAAIAALAYTLAGR, encoded by the coding sequence ATGACGTTAAGCATTGTCTTGCTGATAGGGCTCGCGCTTACCTTCGATTTTCTGAACGGCTTTCACGATTCCGCCAATTCCATCGCCACCGTCGTTTCGACGCGTGTGCTCTCGCCGCGCTACGCGGTCGTCTGGGCCGCCTTTTTCAATTTTGTCGCCTTCCTCTTCCTCGGGCTGCACGTCGCCAACACGATGGGCAAGGGAATCATCGACATATCCATCGTGGACCAGCGCATCATATTCGGCGCGCTCGTGGGCGCCTGCGGTTGGAATCTCATCACGTGGTATTTCGGCCTGCCCACGAGTTCCTCGCACGCGCTCATCGGCGGAATGATGGGCGCCGCGTTGGTGAAGGCTGGGCCCGGTGCGCTCGTACTGCGCGGCATCTTGAAGACCGTGATATTCATATTCGTCTCCCCGATTGCGGGATTGGTTTTCGGGCTCGGGCTGGGCACTGCCGTCTACTGGATATTTCGGCGAAGCAGCCCGCGGAAGGTAGACCACATTTTCCGAAAGGGACAACTGGTGTCGGCGGCGCTCTACAGCCTGGGACACGGCGGCAACGACGCGCAGAAGACGATGGGCATCATCGCAAGTCTTCTCTTCAGCGCGGGACTGCTCGGCGACAAGTTTCACATCCCGTTCTGGAACGTGATTGCGTGCCATGCCGCCATTGCGCTGGGGACCATGTTTGGCGGATGGCGCATAGTCAAGACGATGGGACAGAAGGTGGCCAAACTCAGACCCGTGGATGGATTCTGCGCCGAGTCGGGCGCGGCCATCATGTTGTTCACGGCTTCGATGTTTGGGATACCGGTGAGCACCACACACACGATTACCGGCGCCATCATGGGAGTGGGTTCGCTGAAGCGGTTGAGCGCGGTGCGATGGGGAGTGGCCGGGCGAATCGTCTGGGCCTGGCTTTTAACGATTCCGTGCTCTGCGGCCATAGCCGCTTTGGCCTACACCCTTGCCGGCCGATGA
- a CDS encoding DUF47 family protein: MVLAFLPKSSNFFDLFDKQADYAVAAGALLKEITSTGTANQEAVQSMHEIERQADEVTHAILEQLNKTFITPFDREDIHALAKELDDVIDMIYTIVNRLAVYKLAGVNKHLVEFAEVICDSVRSVSCAVKGLRNLKHHKSVSEACVEVNRLENVGDAMRDTVLEELFETEKDPIFVIKWKEIYEDSETVLDICEDVVHVVQSILVKQA, from the coding sequence ATGGTTCTAGCATTCTTGCCTAAATCTTCCAATTTCTTTGACCTCTTCGACAAGCAAGCGGATTATGCCGTGGCTGCCGGCGCCCTCCTCAAAGAGATCACTTCGACTGGAACGGCGAATCAAGAGGCGGTCCAGAGCATGCATGAGATTGAGCGTCAGGCGGACGAGGTCACGCACGCCATTCTTGAGCAGTTGAACAAGACCTTTATCACGCCGTTCGACCGAGAGGACATTCACGCCTTGGCGAAGGAGTTGGACGACGTCATCGACATGATCTACACGATTGTGAATCGCCTCGCGGTTTACAAGCTCGCGGGCGTCAACAAGCATCTCGTGGAGTTTGCCGAGGTGATATGCGACTCGGTCCGCTCCGTGTCCTGCGCGGTCAAGGGATTGCGTAATCTCAAACACCACAAGTCCGTCTCGGAAGCCTGCGTCGAGGTCAACAGGCTTGAAAACGTCGGCGACGCGATGAGGGATACCGTGCTCGAAGAGCTCTTCGAGACTGAAAAGGACCCCATCTTCGTGATCAAGTGGAAAGAAATCTACGAGGATTCAGAAACGGTCCTCGATATCTGCGAGGACGTTGTCCACGTGGTGCAGTCCATACTCGTGAAACAAGCCTGA